One genomic segment of candidate division TA06 bacterium includes these proteins:
- a CDS encoding enoyl-CoA hydratase/isomerase family protein, with amino-acid sequence MTTSLACSGCEGGELESQTIVVSFEGPVARVTLNRPEVHNAFNSEMFQDLDRAFDEIGEREDTRVVVLTGEGKSFCAGADLNWMKRVKEMTFEESVQDSLVLSELLYKMYSFPRPTIARVNGAAIGGGTGFVCVCDIAVASDKAKFSFSEVKLGLVPACISPYAVRRIGESRARRFFLSGERLSAELAREAGLVNFVVKHDELDDFINGLIEQIVTSGPCALSACKRLIEGVSSMTLNSAKRFTAEVLAELRKGEEGQEGMAAFLEKRKPDWLEEK; translated from the coding sequence CTGACCACCAGTTTGGCGTGTTCAGGATGTGAAGGAGGAGAGTTGGAGTCACAAACGATCGTAGTATCTTTTGAGGGTCCCGTGGCCAGGGTTACTCTTAACCGACCCGAGGTCCATAATGCATTCAACTCTGAGATGTTCCAGGATTTGGATAGAGCGTTCGATGAGATAGGAGAGAGAGAAGATACAAGAGTGGTCGTCTTAACAGGCGAGGGCAAGTCTTTCTGTGCTGGTGCAGACCTTAACTGGATGAAGAGGGTGAAGGAGATGACATTCGAAGAGAGTGTCCAGGACTCACTCGTACTGTCTGAACTCCTATACAAGATGTACTCTTTTCCCAGGCCCACCATTGCCAGGGTGAATGGAGCAGCCATAGGTGGTGGGACCGGGTTCGTTTGTGTCTGTGATATCGCCGTAGCCTCAGACAAAGCAAAATTCAGTTTCAGCGAAGTGAAGCTGGGCCTGGTTCCGGCATGCATATCACCGTACGCAGTCAGAAGAATCGGGGAGTCCAGGGCAAGGCGGTTTTTCTTGAGCGGTGAAAGGCTGAGTGCAGAACTGGCCCGTGAGGCCGGGCTGGTCAACTTCGTTGTGAAACATGACGAGCTGGATGACTTCATAAATGGTCTGATTGAACAGATTGTAACTAGCGGACCCTGCGCGCTGTCTGCATGCAAAAGGCTGATAGAGGGGGTCAGTTCCATGACCCTCAATTCAGCTAAACGATTCACTGCAGAGGTTCTCGCTGAGCTGAGAAAGGGTGAAGAGGGGCAGGAAGGGATGGCGGCGTTTCTGGAAAAGCGCAAGCCAGACTGGCTTGAGGAAAAATGA
- a CDS encoding methylcrotonoyl-CoA carboxylase yields the protein MFRWDSKIDTSSAEFKENRECNLQLIKELKEKVDAAKKGGPERFHKKLKERGKLSARKRLELLLDKDTPFLEFSTLAANGMYNDEGPCAGMITGVGLVEGKEALIIVNDPTVKGGSYFPMTIKKHIRAQEIALDNRLPCIYLVDSGGVFLPLQDEVFPDKEHFGRIFYNQARMSALAIPQISAVLGFCTAGGAYVPAMSDENVIVKEQGTIYLGGPPLVKAATGEEVTAEELGGADVHCRISGVTDHYALNEEHAIQIVRNIAGNLNRPSKQELDISEPEDPYYDPEELYGVIPKGIRRQYEVREVIARIVDGSRFHEFKEFYATTLVTCFARIMGYPVGILANNGVLFSESALKGAHFITMCATRKVPLIFLQNITGFIVGKAAERGGIAKDGAKMVHAVANAQVPRFTVIVGGSFGAGNYGMCGRGYLPRLLWMWPNARISVMGGEQAANVLLTIKLDQLAAKGKTMSPEEQEEFKRPILEKYEHEGNPYYSTARIWDDGIIDPVDTRSALGLAISMSLNAPTPDHQFGVFRM from the coding sequence ATGTTTAGATGGGATTCAAAAATAGATACCAGCAGTGCCGAGTTCAAAGAGAACAGAGAATGCAATCTCCAGCTTATTAAAGAACTGAAAGAGAAAGTGGACGCGGCAAAAAAGGGCGGCCCCGAGAGGTTCCACAAAAAGCTTAAGGAGAGGGGTAAACTCTCTGCGCGGAAGAGACTGGAACTGCTTCTGGATAAGGACACCCCGTTCTTGGAGTTCAGTACTCTTGCAGCAAATGGGATGTACAATGATGAGGGGCCCTGTGCGGGCATGATAACCGGAGTGGGGCTGGTGGAGGGAAAGGAAGCCCTTATCATAGTGAATGACCCAACTGTGAAGGGTGGTTCTTACTTCCCAATGACCATAAAGAAACACATACGTGCGCAGGAGATAGCGCTTGATAATCGTCTCCCCTGTATCTATCTCGTCGATTCGGGAGGGGTTTTCCTCCCTTTGCAGGACGAGGTATTTCCTGACAAGGAGCACTTCGGAAGAATCTTCTACAATCAAGCCCGCATGTCTGCACTCGCCATCCCCCAGATATCGGCGGTGCTCGGATTTTGCACAGCAGGCGGCGCCTATGTACCTGCCATGAGCGACGAGAATGTCATAGTGAAAGAACAGGGGACAATCTATCTTGGTGGGCCTCCTCTGGTGAAGGCAGCAACTGGCGAGGAGGTTACCGCGGAAGAGCTGGGCGGAGCTGACGTCCACTGCCGAATATCAGGTGTGACCGACCACTATGCTCTGAATGAGGAACACGCAATACAGATAGTGAGGAACATAGCCGGGAATCTGAACAGGCCTTCCAAACAAGAACTGGACATCTCAGAGCCGGAAGACCCTTACTACGATCCTGAGGAACTCTATGGAGTAATTCCCAAAGGCATAAGAAGGCAGTATGAAGTGAGAGAGGTGATAGCACGAATCGTTGACGGCAGCAGGTTTCATGAGTTCAAGGAATTCTATGCTACCACATTGGTCACTTGTTTTGCCAGAATAATGGGATACCCCGTGGGAATCCTCGCTAACAACGGGGTCCTCTTTTCAGAAAGCGCACTCAAAGGCGCACATTTCATCACCATGTGTGCAACAAGAAAGGTACCTCTAATATTCTTACAGAACATAACCGGTTTCATAGTCGGAAAAGCTGCTGAACGCGGAGGAATAGCGAAAGACGGCGCAAAGATGGTCCACGCTGTAGCCAATGCACAGGTTCCAAGGTTCACGGTCATAGTAGGCGGTTCCTTTGGCGCCGGCAACTACGGGATGTGCGGTAGAGGTTATCTGCCCAGACTTCTCTGGATGTGGCCGAACGCAAGAATATCTGTCATGGGCGGGGAACAGGCTGCCAACGTGTTGTTGACCATAAAGCTGGACCAGTTGGCCGCAAAAGGAAAGACGATGAGTCCTGAAGAGCAAGAAGAGTTCAAGAGACCTATTCTGGAGAAGTATGAGCATGAGGGTAATCCATACTACAGCACAGCCAGAATCTGGGATGACGGAATAATCGACCCAGTGGACACCAGGAGCGCTCTTGGCCTGGCAATATCCATGTCCTTGAACGCGCCCACTCCTGACCACCAGTTTGGCGTGTTCAGGATGTGA
- a CDS encoding Zn-ribbon domain-containing OB-fold protein: MSTARYWREIPQRYRLESGKCKKCGKSFIPPRMVCDACGSREFDQVRASDEGTLVSYTVIRVAPGEFSDEAPYAVGIIQLKDGPRLTAQIADCDFDELEIGKKVRIEFRKIYEQGQAGVICYGYKGVLV; the protein is encoded by the coding sequence GTGTCAACCGCAAGATATTGGAGAGAGATTCCACAGAGGTACAGGCTCGAATCCGGAAAATGCAAAAAGTGTGGGAAGAGTTTCATCCCACCCAGAATGGTGTGCGATGCATGTGGTTCCAGGGAATTTGACCAGGTAAGGGCAAGCGATGAAGGGACACTCGTCAGTTACACGGTCATAAGAGTTGCTCCCGGTGAGTTCTCTGATGAGGCTCCTTACGCTGTAGGGATAATCCAGTTGAAGGATGGTCCAAGGCTGACCGCCCAGATTGCGGACTGCGACTTCGATGAGCTTGAAATAGGCAAAAAGGTCAGAATTGAGTTCAGAAAGATATATGAACAGGGCCAAGCAGGAGTAATATGCTACGGTTACAAAGGAGTCCTTGTTTAG
- a CDS encoding thiolase domain-containing protein has product MRDVAIIGVGMIKWGELWNKSLRQMFVEAALNAIDDAGTDHIDSMYVGCMTSGVFVGQEHLGSVLSDYLGAKNIPAVRVESACASGGVAVRTAYMDVASGMHDIVLAGGVEKMTDVSGSEATYALATAADREYEAYNGVTFPGLYALIARRHMHEFGTTREQLAHVAVKNHRHGAKNPNAQYPFEISVERVLESVLVADPLRILDCSPITDGAAAVILCPADVASKLSKKPPVKIVGTGHATDTIALHSRKDITWLDAVNKSAQQAYKQAGVKLEDIDVAEVHDCFTIAEICVLEALGLAEKGKGGTAAESGMTALGGKIPVNTSGGLKSKGHPVGATGVAQVCEIVEQLRGDSGERQVKGATAGLTQNMGGSGGSSVVHILKKA; this is encoded by the coding sequence ATGAGAGACGTAGCAATCATCGGAGTTGGAATGATCAAATGGGGAGAGCTGTGGAACAAGTCCCTCCGCCAGATGTTCGTTGAGGCCGCCTTGAATGCGATAGATGATGCTGGCACCGACCACATAGACTCGATGTATGTTGGGTGCATGACGAGTGGCGTTTTTGTGGGCCAGGAACATCTTGGTTCTGTCCTTTCAGACTATCTTGGGGCCAAGAATATTCCTGCTGTCAGAGTGGAGTCCGCATGCGCTTCCGGCGGAGTGGCGGTGCGCACCGCCTACATGGACGTCGCATCAGGAATGCACGACATTGTCCTGGCCGGGGGCGTGGAGAAGATGACGGATGTTTCCGGCTCAGAAGCGACCTATGCTCTGGCCACTGCGGCAGACCGAGAGTATGAAGCCTACAACGGAGTCACTTTCCCCGGGCTCTATGCTCTCATCGCTCGCAGGCACATGCACGAGTTCGGGACCACGAGAGAACAGTTGGCCCACGTAGCCGTAAAGAACCACAGGCACGGAGCCAAGAATCCAAATGCTCAGTACCCCTTTGAGATTAGTGTGGAAAGGGTCCTGGAATCTGTTCTGGTTGCAGACCCATTGAGGATCCTTGACTGCTCTCCCATAACGGATGGGGCTGCAGCGGTCATCCTCTGTCCGGCAGATGTGGCATCTAAGCTTTCTAAGAAGCCACCAGTCAAAATCGTGGGAACCGGTCATGCGACTGACACTATCGCACTCCATTCCAGAAAGGACATCACCTGGTTAGATGCTGTAAACAAATCCGCCCAGCAGGCATACAAGCAGGCAGGTGTAAAGCTAGAAGATATTGATGTTGCCGAGGTTCATGATTGCTTCACAATTGCAGAGATCTGTGTACTGGAAGCTCTAGGGCTGGCGGAAAAAGGAAAGGGAGGTACTGCCGCTGAAAGCGGAATGACCGCCTTGGGAGGAAAGATACCAGTCAACACGAGCGGTGGCCTTAAGTCAAAGGGCCATCCAGTGGGAGCAACAGGTGTCGCCCAGGTGTGCGAAATAGTCGAACAACTGCGCGGTGATTCAGGAGAACGTCAGGTGAAAGGAGCAACTGCCGGCCTCACCCAGAATATGGGAGGAAGCGGAGGCTCCTCTGTGGTGCACATACTAAAGAAGGCATAA
- a CDS encoding hydroxymethylglutaryl-CoA synthase: protein MVGIIGYGASIPRNRIKVEEIAKVWGADAPSYKRGLGLQEKSVPSPDQDTITFSVQAARYALKRARIDAKEIGALYVGSESHPYAVKPSGTVVAEAIGATPEIHCADFEFACKAGSEALFVCTSLVSSGHVKYALAIGADTSQGAPGDALEYSAAAGAAAFIIGKDNLLATIDSTYSYMTDTPDFWRREYQHYPRHAGRFTGEPAYFKHVLGAATGMMDASKMKPTDFAYVIFHQPNGKFPLRAGKRLGFKPEQIEPGRLVPRLGNTYSGSSPMGLTAVLDIAKPNDKILLVSYGSGAGSDAFILTAQKRLTSVRDDAPKTTDMLDNHKRYIDYGTYAKYRKKILKAL from the coding sequence ATGGTTGGCATTATTGGATACGGAGCTTCAATACCCAGAAACAGAATAAAGGTTGAGGAGATAGCAAAGGTCTGGGGCGCTGACGCTCCCAGCTACAAGAGAGGGCTCGGCCTTCAAGAGAAGTCTGTCCCCTCGCCTGACCAAGACACAATAACCTTCTCGGTTCAGGCTGCGAGGTACGCACTGAAGAGGGCAAGGATAGATGCAAAGGAGATAGGCGCTCTCTATGTGGGGTCTGAATCGCATCCCTACGCAGTGAAACCCAGTGGGACAGTCGTGGCCGAGGCCATCGGTGCAACGCCTGAAATCCATTGCGCAGACTTCGAATTCGCCTGCAAGGCAGGCTCAGAGGCGCTGTTCGTTTGTACTAGCCTGGTCAGTTCAGGTCACGTCAAGTACGCACTGGCCATAGGGGCAGACACCTCTCAGGGCGCTCCAGGTGACGCACTGGAGTACTCAGCCGCCGCAGGCGCAGCAGCCTTCATAATAGGAAAAGATAACCTTCTCGCGACAATCGATTCCACTTACTCTTACATGACGGATACACCGGACTTCTGGAGAAGAGAGTACCAACATTATCCAAGGCATGCCGGCAGGTTTACCGGCGAGCCTGCCTACTTCAAACACGTCCTTGGAGCTGCCACAGGCATGATGGACGCTAGCAAGATGAAACCCACGGATTTCGCATATGTAATTTTCCATCAGCCCAATGGTAAATTCCCCCTGAGGGCCGGGAAGAGACTTGGATTCAAACCTGAGCAGATTGAACCGGGCAGACTCGTTCCAAGACTGGGAAACACGTATTCTGGCTCCTCCCCCATGGGACTGACTGCGGTTCTTGACATCGCCAAACCCAATGACAAGATACTTCTCGTCTCGTATGGTTCTGGGGCTGGAAGCGATGCTTTCATCCTGACTGCACAGAAAAGGCTCACATCAGTCAGGGACGACGCACCAAAAACCACGGACATGTTGGACAATCACAAGAGATATATAGACTACGGCACGTACGCCAAGTACAGGAAAAAGATTCTCAAGGCACTCTGA
- the mce gene encoding methylmalonyl-CoA epimerase, giving the protein MIREMDHIGIAVENIEKAIETYTRLFGVRVDHREELSERSLEVAFLKVGDVMLELICPTSEESIVHKFLENKGEGLHHLCFKTDNVEETVQELKNQSFRLAQMPAKGAHGRIVAFLHPRDCHGVLIELAQEA; this is encoded by the coding sequence ATGATAAGAGAGATGGACCACATAGGGATTGCTGTAGAAAACATTGAAAAGGCTATTGAAACTTACACCAGACTTTTTGGAGTGCGCGTTGACCACAGAGAAGAACTGTCTGAAAGAAGCCTGGAGGTGGCGTTCCTGAAAGTTGGCGATGTGATGTTGGAACTGATTTGTCCGACCTCGGAGGAGAGCATCGTACACAAGTTTCTGGAAAACAAAGGTGAAGGCCTTCATCACCTATGCTTCAAGACAGACAACGTCGAGGAGACAGTACAGGAGTTGAAAAATCAATCTTTCAGACTGGCTCAAATGCCAGCGAAGGGGGCGCATGGCCGTATAGTCGCATTCCTGCATCCCAGGGACTGTCACGGCGTCCTGATAGAGCTGGCTCAGGAAGCTTAA
- a CDS encoding methylmalonyl-CoA mutase — MSPSKPEASVRTTSGIEINEVYDPESTAHLSAEEKLGKPGKYPFTRGVYPNMYRGRLWTMRQYAGFGSTEETNERFRYLLKQGQTGLSVAFDLPTQLGLDSDDPLAEGEVGRTGVAISTLRDMNSLFDSIDLAKVSTSMTINATALAILAMYVAAAKRRKVPESALSGTVQNDILKEYTARGNYIFPVGPSIRLTVDLIEYCTMNIPRWNTISISGYHMREAGATAVQEIAFTLSDAIAVVEKVLERGIDVDQFAPRLSFFFSSHLYFFEEIAKFRAARRVWARIMKERFKAGSQKSQMLRFHTQTSGVTLTAQQPENNITRVALQAVASVLGGSQSLHTNAYDEALALPSERAATIALRTQQIIACESGIPDTVDPLAGSYFLESLTCELEGLITAEIEKVDGLGGALECVRTGYFKTEIEKSAYQYQKEIESNARKVVGVNTYVSDTEEKIDTLTVDEILTKKRIHQLEEYRAGRDNERVKKALEQVEADARAEVNLMTSVMAACESGASLGEICETLKDVFGTYGTEK, encoded by the coding sequence TTGTCACCATCCAAACCTGAGGCAAGCGTCAGAACAACCTCAGGTATTGAGATCAACGAAGTGTACGACCCTGAGTCGACGGCGCATCTTTCGGCAGAGGAGAAACTGGGAAAACCTGGCAAATACCCCTTCACCAGAGGTGTCTATCCCAACATGTACAGAGGAAGACTGTGGACCATGCGCCAGTATGCTGGCTTCGGCTCTACAGAGGAGACGAACGAAAGATTCAGGTACCTTCTTAAGCAGGGACAGACAGGTCTTTCTGTCGCCTTCGACCTGCCCACACAACTGGGGCTTGATTCCGATGATCCACTTGCCGAAGGGGAGGTAGGCAGGACCGGGGTGGCCATTAGTACGCTAAGAGACATGAACAGCCTCTTCGACTCAATAGACCTGGCTAAGGTCTCCACATCCATGACCATAAACGCTACCGCTTTGGCCATCCTGGCAATGTATGTGGCGGCAGCTAAAAGGAGGAAAGTGCCGGAAAGCGCGCTTTCAGGTACCGTGCAGAATGACATACTCAAAGAATACACAGCCCGGGGCAACTACATATTTCCGGTGGGACCGTCCATAAGGCTGACTGTCGATCTAATTGAATACTGCACCATGAACATTCCCAGATGGAACACCATATCCATTAGCGGATATCACATGAGAGAGGCTGGTGCTACAGCAGTCCAGGAGATTGCTTTCACTCTCTCTGACGCTATTGCAGTAGTGGAGAAGGTCCTTGAGAGGGGAATTGATGTGGATCAGTTTGCACCCAGACTGAGCTTCTTCTTCAGCTCACACCTGTACTTCTTCGAGGAGATTGCTAAGTTCAGGGCGGCTAGAAGGGTGTGGGCAAGGATAATGAAAGAGAGGTTCAAGGCCGGAAGTCAAAAATCGCAGATGCTCCGCTTCCACACTCAGACCTCAGGAGTCACATTGACTGCACAGCAGCCGGAGAACAACATCACCAGAGTGGCTCTTCAAGCTGTTGCCTCTGTCCTGGGCGGAAGCCAATCGCTCCACACCAACGCATACGATGAAGCGCTGGCGCTGCCCAGCGAAAGGGCGGCAACAATAGCGCTGAGAACGCAGCAAATCATTGCATGCGAAAGTGGAATCCCTGATACGGTCGATCCACTGGCAGGTTCATATTTCTTGGAAAGCTTGACATGCGAGCTTGAGGGATTGATAACTGCTGAAATTGAGAAAGTGGACGGTCTGGGCGGCGCTCTGGAATGCGTCCGAACCGGCTACTTCAAGACCGAGATCGAGAAGAGCGCATACCAGTACCAGAAGGAAATAGAATCGAACGCGAGGAAAGTTGTTGGTGTCAACACCTATGTGTCTGACACAGAGGAGAAAATCGATACTCTTACCGTTGATGAGATACTCACCAAAAAGAGAATCCATCAACTCGAGGAGTACAGGGCTGGAAGAGACAATGAGAGGGTCAAGAAGGCACTGGAACAAGTAGAAGCCGATGCGCGCGCAGAAGTCAATCTCATGACTTCTGTCATGGCAGCGTGTGAATCGGGTGCAAGCCTGGGTGAAATCTGCGAGACCTTAAAGGATGTCTTCGGAACATACGGAACAGAAAAATGA
- a CDS encoding acetyl-CoA carboxylase biotin carboxyl carrier protein subunit, giving the protein MKYIAIVDNKSFPIFVDRDKEFFAILIDGKKRTLDFRSSPGSSLYSMIVEGKQYEVVIEKGENDLLIYVNGEAHHVQISEQLKLRVKKERKTRIEVRAAMPGLVVALEVKPGQSVKKDDGLLVMEAMKMQNEVKAPHAGIVAEVHAKKGSPVEKGEKLVTIQT; this is encoded by the coding sequence ATGAAATACATTGCTATTGTGGACAATAAGAGCTTTCCCATCTTTGTCGATCGTGACAAGGAATTCTTTGCCATCCTGATCGACGGCAAAAAACGTACTCTTGACTTCAGGTCATCCCCCGGATCATCCCTCTACTCAATGATAGTCGAGGGGAAACAGTACGAAGTTGTCATAGAAAAAGGCGAGAACGACCTCCTCATCTACGTTAATGGGGAGGCACACCACGTACAGATATCCGAACAGCTAAAGTTAAGGGTTAAGAAAGAGAGAAAGACAAGAATCGAAGTTAGGGCGGCAATGCCCGGGTTGGTCGTGGCGCTGGAAGTCAAACCAGGCCAGTCGGTCAAGAAGGATGACGGCCTCCTGGTAATGGAAGCAATGAAGATGCAGAACGAGGTGAAAGCTCCACATGCCGGCATAGTGGCAGAGGTGCACGCCAAGAAAGGGTCACCAGTAGAAAAAGGAGAGAAGCTTGTCACCATCCAAACCTGA
- the accC gene encoding acetyl-CoA carboxylase biotin carboxylase subunit, with product MFNKILIANRGEIAIRVMRAAKEMGISTVAVYSEADRTAPHVFHADEAYLIGPPPSTESYLSIQKIIGVAKASGAEAIHPGYGFLAENPKLPEACEKEGLIFVGPGASAMKAMGDKISAKRTVASRGIPVVPGTENPVSGVKEALSEAGKLGYPVILKAALGGGGKGMRLVRNEKEMRELLEIAAQEAGSAFGDSTIYLEKFLERPRHIEFQILGDHKGHVVHLGERECSIQRRHQKLIEESPSTAIDESLRQEMGEAACKAAEAVGYTNAGTVEFMFMGDSTYYFLEMNTRLQVEHPVTEMVTGLDLVKLQIGIAAGEPITFDSKDVQHLGSSIECRIYAEDPDNDFLPSCGKIETLREPAGPGVRIESGVYSGYQVPVYYDPLIAKLVTWGRDREEAIARMGRALSEYWITGIRNTISFHSRAIHDPRFVQGAIDTAFIEETKVRPTSERLAELAAMAGAAFTLSNEEKKEERILEGRPGRENPWKIQGRIEAMGGMSRS from the coding sequence ATGTTTAATAAGATCCTCATAGCGAACCGCGGAGAAATCGCGATTAGAGTAATGCGAGCAGCAAAAGAGATGGGAATCTCAACCGTTGCAGTCTACTCTGAAGCGGATAGAACAGCCCCTCATGTTTTCCACGCAGACGAAGCATACCTTATTGGCCCTCCCCCATCCACCGAGTCCTACCTCTCCATACAAAAGATAATTGGCGTGGCAAAAGCCTCTGGTGCTGAGGCAATCCATCCCGGATACGGTTTCCTTGCGGAGAACCCAAAACTACCTGAGGCCTGTGAAAAGGAAGGGCTTATATTCGTAGGCCCTGGCGCGAGTGCGATGAAGGCGATGGGCGACAAGATTTCCGCCAAGAGAACTGTCGCTTCAAGGGGAATCCCGGTGGTACCGGGTACAGAAAACCCTGTGTCGGGTGTTAAAGAAGCACTGTCTGAGGCAGGCAAGCTTGGCTATCCAGTCATTCTGAAGGCAGCCCTGGGAGGCGGAGGAAAAGGGATGAGGCTTGTGAGGAACGAAAAGGAGATGAGAGAGCTCCTTGAGATTGCGGCCCAGGAGGCAGGCTCAGCCTTCGGGGACAGCACCATCTACCTGGAAAAATTTCTAGAGAGACCAAGGCACATAGAATTCCAGATACTCGGTGACCACAAAGGACACGTTGTCCACCTGGGAGAAAGGGAGTGCTCCATACAGAGGAGGCACCAGAAGCTCATAGAGGAGTCACCTTCAACCGCAATTGACGAGAGCCTGCGCCAGGAGATGGGAGAGGCCGCGTGCAAAGCTGCAGAGGCTGTCGGATACACAAACGCGGGAACAGTGGAATTCATGTTCATGGGAGACAGCACTTACTACTTCCTGGAGATGAATACACGCCTCCAAGTTGAACATCCGGTGACAGAAATGGTCACAGGCCTGGATCTAGTCAAGCTCCAAATTGGAATTGCCGCGGGCGAACCGATAACCTTCGACTCCAAAGATGTTCAACATCTGGGGAGCAGCATAGAATGCAGGATATACGCTGAGGACCCTGACAATGACTTCCTACCCTCGTGCGGGAAGATTGAAACACTCAGGGAACCGGCAGGACCGGGAGTAAGAATAGAGAGTGGAGTATATTCTGGTTATCAGGTGCCGGTTTACTACGACCCATTGATAGCGAAACTTGTGACCTGGGGAAGAGACAGGGAAGAGGCGATAGCCAGAATGGGTAGAGCCTTATCTGAATACTGGATAACTGGCATACGCAACACCATATCCTTTCACAGTAGAGCTATCCATGATCCAAGGTTTGTACAGGGAGCAATAGACACAGCTTTCATAGAGGAGACAAAAGTGCGTCCCACTTCAGAGAGGCTTGCAGAGCTGGCTGCCATGGCTGGCGCGGCATTCACACTCTCTAACGAAGAGAAAAAGGAAGAGAGAATCCTGGAAGGCAGGCCCGGTAGAGAGAACCCCTGGAAAATCCAGGGTAGAATCGAAGCAATGGGAGGCATGTCCAGGTCATAA
- a CDS encoding acyl-CoA carboxylase subunit beta, producing MDTEPIRRLRQLKEQSLLLGGKERIEKQHKAGKLTARERIAILLDERSFSEMDAFVTHRIHDFGLEKRKIPGDGVVTGYGTIEGRQCFVFSQDFTTFGGTLSLAHADKIIKILDLAAEVGVPVIGLNDSGGARIQEGVGSLGGYAEIFLRNVMMSGVVPQISAVMGPCAGGAVYSPVMTDFIFMVRGTSYMFITGPDVVRAVTHEDVTFDQLGGADIHAEKSGIAHFVADDDESCLLQMRKLFTYLPLNNMEDPPRSAPTDDPDREDEELNHMIPESSDKPYDMKKVIEKVVDNGDFLEVHEHFAQNIIVGFARLDGRPIGLVAQQPAVLAGVLDIDCSVKGARFVRFCDSFNIPILTFEDVPGFLPGTAQEHGGIIRHGAKLLYAYCEATVPKITVITRKSYGGAYCVLSSKQVRGDINLAWPTAEIAVMGPDGAVNIIYRKELKEAKDPKKLKEKLVREYRERFANPYYAAALGYIDEVIEPAQTRRKLVKALKMLENKRQKNPPKKHGSIPL from the coding sequence GTGGATACCGAACCCATAAGAAGGCTGAGACAACTGAAGGAACAGTCCCTCCTGCTGGGGGGAAAAGAAAGGATTGAAAAGCAGCACAAGGCCGGGAAGTTGACGGCACGGGAGAGGATTGCCATACTTCTGGATGAGCGCAGCTTCAGCGAGATGGACGCCTTCGTCACGCACCGCATCCACGACTTCGGCCTCGAGAAGAGGAAAATACCCGGAGATGGCGTAGTAACCGGCTACGGAACCATTGAAGGAAGACAGTGCTTCGTCTTTTCACAGGACTTCACCACGTTCGGGGGAACGCTCTCCCTTGCCCACGCGGACAAGATCATAAAGATACTGGACCTGGCAGCGGAAGTGGGGGTCCCCGTAATCGGCCTGAACGACTCTGGAGGTGCCCGTATACAGGAAGGGGTCGGCTCGCTGGGAGGGTACGCAGAGATCTTCTTGAGAAATGTGATGATGTCCGGGGTTGTTCCTCAAATCTCTGCAGTCATGGGGCCTTGTGCCGGAGGTGCCGTCTACTCCCCAGTCATGACAGATTTCATCTTCATGGTGAGGGGAACCAGCTACATGTTCATAACTGGCCCAGATGTGGTCAGAGCAGTCACCCATGAAGATGTGACTTTCGATCAACTTGGAGGGGCAGACATACATGCGGAGAAGAGTGGAATTGCACACTTCGTTGCTGACGATGATGAATCTTGCCTTCTTCAAATGAGGAAGCTCTTCACCTACCTTCCTCTCAACAACATGGAAGACCCACCACGGTCAGCACCCACAGACGATCCGGACAGAGAAGACGAGGAACTCAATCACATGATTCCTGAGAGTTCTGACAAGCCTTACGATATGAAGAAGGTAATCGAGAAAGTGGTTGATAATGGTGACTTCCTTGAGGTCCATGAACATTTTGCCCAGAACATTATCGTGGGCTTTGCCAGGTTGGACGGCAGACCCATAGGTTTAGTGGCACAGCAGCCTGCCGTGTTGGCCGGCGTTCTGGACATAGACTGTTCGGTTAAGGGCGCCCGCTTTGTCAGATTCTGTGACAGTTTCAACATCCCCATTTTGACATTTGAGGATGTGCCGGGCTTCCTCCCGGGCACCGCGCAGGAACACGGGGGAATAATCAGACACGGTGCAAAACTCCTTTATGCGTATTGTGAAGCCACTGTTCCCAAAATCACCGTGATTACCAGAAAATCATACGGGGGTGCATACTGCGTCCTCTCCAGCAAACAGGTGAGAGGGGATATCAACTTAGCCTGGCCCACCGCCGAAATCGCGGTCATGGGCCCTGATGGGGCGGTCAACATAATATACAGGAAAGAACTGAAGGAAGCAAAAGACCCGAAAAAGCTGAAAGAGAAACTGGTTAGAGAGTACAGAGAAAGATTTGCCAACCCTTACTATGCCGCCGCGCTTGGTTACATAGATGAGGTGATAGAGCCTGCCCAGACCAGAAGAAAGTTGGTCAAGGCCTTGAAGATGCTTGAGAATAAGAGGCAGAAGAATCCACCCAAGAAGCACGGCTCTATCCCCCTTTGA